In the genome of Arenicella chitinivorans, the window ATTATCAGAAAATTAAACGAGTTGTTATTGCGGGCGGGGGAACCGCTGGCTGGATGGCAGCAGCATCTTTAGCCAAACTGTTAGGCAAGAATCTGGATATCTCACTGATCGAATCCGACGACATCCCGACTGTCGGCGTCGGTGAAGCAACCATTCCAACCATGCTCACGCTGCACGAATTGCTAGGCATCAATGAACGCGAGTTCATGGCCGAAGTCAACGGCACCTTTAAGCTCGGCATTGCATTCGAAAGCTGGCGCGATGTCGGTAAAGATTATATTCACTCCTTTGGGTTTACTGGTAAAGATTGCTGGGCAGCCGGCTTTCAACACTTTTGGCTCAAAGGCCAGCAACTCGGCATTGCCAAAGACTTTGGGCAATACTGTGCAGAATTGCTGGCCGCACAGCAAAATCGCTTCGCCGTGATGCCGAAAGGTGGCCTGAATTATGCCTACCACATCGATGCTGGCCGCTACGCCGGTTTTCTCCGACGTTTAGCAGAGAAACACAACGCCAAACGGATCGAGGGCAAGATTGTCAGCGTTAACCTGCACAACGAAACGGGCTTTATCGAATCATTGACACTGGCTTCGGGAAAAGTCATCGAAGGCGACCTGTTTATTGACTGTAGTGGCTTTCGTGGACTGCTGATCGAACAAGCGCTGCACACCGGCTACGATGATTGGTCACATTGGCTGCCATGCGATTCTGCTATCGCAGTACAGACCGAGTCAGTCGGCCCACCCATTCCGTATACGCGCTCGATCGCCCGTGAATCTGGGTGGCAGTGGCGCATACCACTACAAACTCGCGTCGGCAATGGCCTGGTGTTCTGTAGCCGCTATATGTCGGATGACGAAGGCATCCAACAACTGCTGGATAATATCGAAGGCAAACCGATTAACGAACCTCGTGTGATCAAATTCCTTACTGGAACGCGACGTAAGCACTGGAATAAAAACTGCATTGCGATGGGGCTTTCCAGTGGCTTTATTGAGCCGTTGGAATCCACCAGTATTCACCTGATTCAGCGCAGCATTACTCGTTTGATGCAGATGTTCCCCTACGACGGTATTCGCCAGCCCGATGTCAACGAATTCAATACGCAGATGCACGCCGAGATCATCAATATCCGCGATTTTATTGTGCTGCACTACCATGTTACAGAACGTACCGACTCGCCGTTCTGGCGCTTCTGCCGCTCGATGGATATTCCGGATTCGTTGCGTCACCGCATTGAATTGTTCAAACAAACTGGCCGTGTGTTTAAGGTGCCAACCGAATTATTTGGTGAGAATTCGTGGACACAGGTTATGCTAGGGCAGGGTTTGATGCCGGAGCAATATCATCCGATTGTTAATATGATGTCGGACGACGAGTTGAAGAACTTTCTGAACGGCATCGATCAAACGGCAAATAATTTGGTGAAGCAACTCCCGCAGCACCAGGAGTTTATCAACCACTATTGCAAAGCATCCGCGATGTGATCGCCTAAGTTAATCGCTCACGCAAGTACGCCAACACTGTTGCACGCTGATCAGCCGACATCTGGGTTGTGACATCGTGCAACGCTGGCGGTAGGTGGTCCACCGGGTCGCCTGTCTGATGGAACACAAAATAGTCAAATAACGCGCGCCAGGCTTCGCGTTGCGCTGCCGGTAAGCGCGCCATTGACATCATACTGTGCATCATACTGGCATTGGGCGATAAACCGTTTTCAACCTGTCCGCCCCACCAGTAGTTGATCAGAATGTTCAGGTCTTCCAACGCTTCGACCGCATGCCACCAGGCCGCAGGCATATAAATCGCATCACCCGGTGCAAGTTCAGCCTGCTGAGCGTTGTCTAAGGCTATTTCGAATCGAGGAAAGCGTGTTAGGTCCGGGGCACATAAATTCACCAGACTGATTGGCACACCACCAGGCGAATTCAGCATCGGCCCGACATACAGGTTTGCCACCTGCTCAGGCGGAAACAAGGTAAAACGTCGACGGCCAGCCACTACAGCGGCAATATTTAGGTCAGCGTCGTAGTGCGGTGCCACCAACGCGCGATTGCTAATCCACATGGTCGGCTTCACCGACGCTGGCAGTAAGGCCATTGGGTGCGTGTCGCGCATACCCGGAAATACGGTTTCGACATCCGCCGCCTGGATTGCGATGGCATGTGGCGCAGATTGAGTTCGCATTGCCAACAATTGATCCAACGTTGGCGCAAGTTCCGCCTGGACACTTTTAAAATTCACACCGGAAAGATCATCCGCATAGGAAAACGCACCCTGTATCTCCGGCTGACCAACCACCGTGAACGCACTGTGTTTTCCCGCATAGGACTTAAGAAAATCCACAACAGATTGATCATCTTGTTGTGATTTTTCGACAATCGGCCAGTCACCAACGAGTCCACGCATGACGGCGGGCTGCTGAATTGGCAATATTTCATGCTCAAACGTTCGCTGATCTACATTGTGCCATTCCGTGATCGGATTAAGTTTTTGATGCATAAGGACGCGCCTGATAAACAATCACAATTGGGCTAAGCATACGCCATCAGTTACGCACCTCGCGTATAAATTGCCGAATTCTAGGTTAGTTAGTCGCCGTGCAATCCAACGCTTTTTATAGTGTTGATCTGTGTGCTCACTCAGTGAGTCACTTCTGTATCCACCTATTTGGAGCTAACAATAATGACAATAAAACGATTAACTCAACGCCTAATATGTACCGGCTTGCTCACTGCCTCCTGCGTAAGTGTGGCGCAAACGCCAATCGATGAGACTGTGCAATTGGCAATCAATTATGGCGGCCCGGCGCACCATGGCGCAGATGGCATTGCCTATCAAGCCGACAATATTCATAACGGCAAGGTCGGCACAGTCGCGGACATTCGCGGCGCACAAGATCCCACCATCTTTCATACCTATCGAACTGGCGAAGTAGACCTTAGCTACCCATTAGACAATGGCGAGTACACCGTAACGCTGAGTTTTACCGAACCAGACGATGTAGCGGTTGGCGATCGCGTATTCGACGTGTTGATTGAAGGCGAGATGGTGATTCCAAACTTTGACATCTACCAGGCACGTGGCACAACCGCCAAAATGGCCGTGGTGTGGTCAATCCCGGCAGTCACAGTGCAAGATGGTCAGCTCGACATCCAACTTACAGCCGTTAAGGGAGAGCCGGTGGTGAGTGCGCTCGCCGTTCGCACGACACCACCTAAACGCGATGATTGGGAGCTGGTATGGCAGGATGAATTTGACTATGAAGGTGCACCAGACCCCACAAAGTGGACGCACGATATCTGGCCAGCGGGCAAGGTCAATCAAGAAGATCAGGCCTACACGGATCGATTAAAGAACGTTCGCGTTGAAAACGGCATGTTGGTGATCGAGGCCCATAAGGAGCAATACGACAATGCCGAGTATACGTCAGGGCGTATTCACTCTGCGGGCAAGGGCGACTTACTCTATGGGCGGGTTGATGTACGCGCCAAGCTGCCATATGGGCAAGGCACTTGGCCTGCGATCTGGATGTTGTCGACCAACCCATTCAAGTATGCAACTAATTGTAAAACTGCCGCTGAGTGGCAGGGCAATAATAAGTGCGATGCCTGGCCCAACTCCGGCGAAATTGACATCATGGAGCATGTTGGCTACGACATGAACCGGGTACATGGCACCGTACATACCAAAGCTTACTACTGGGTCATTGGTAAACAACGTCAAGCCACGATTGAAGCCGACAATGTCGACAAGCAATTTCATCTTTATAGCCTGATATGGTCACCAACGCGTATCGATATTCTGTATGACAACCAGCCATACTTTACGTACTTGAACCCGAATGAAGGTTGGGAAGGCTGGCCGTTTGATCACCCATTTCATGTCATCTTGAACATCGCCATGGGTGGCGGTTGGGGCGGCGCTGGTGGCCCTACCAATGATTCGATATTGCCAGCGCGTATGTTGGTCGACTACGTGCGCTTGTATCAATTACCGGAACACCTAACCAAACCAGCAAAATAAACCGTATAAAAAAACCCGGGTTGCACTCCACAACCCGGGTTTCTCGAGACCCCACGACTAGATAGTGTGGTGGGCTCTAGCCTCCACTACAAGGATTCCAAAAAGCGTAACAACGCGTTCTTATCGCTGGCCGACAAGGCTTGGTAATTTGCACGAGAATTCGCACCTTCACCGCCATGCCATAAGATGGCTTCTTCAATTGATCTAGCCCGCCCATCGTGCAGATACGCGTGATGCGGCGTACAGATTTCACCACCTTCCGCACCACTTGGATTGGTAACACCACCGGTGACGCAGGCGTGTAAACCAAGGCCCCATAATGGCGTGGTCCGCCACTCACGACCGCTGGCATCGCCTTCACCTAGATTATCTGCCAGGCCATCGCCCATATCGTGCAACAACATATCGGAATACGGGTGAATCGTCTGGTTCCGCGCTTCGGCCATCGGGTGATACGGGCTGGTTTGCAACGTTGGTGTATGACACCCAGCGCAACCGGTATTACTGAATACTTGCTTACCATAGACGATGGTTTGGTCTTCGAAACCCGATTCCCAACCGCGCTGCGGTCGTACACCCAAACCAGTCAGGTAAGTCACCAGCTTATCGATCTCAGCGTCCGGCAACATAGCGTTGTTGTTACTACAGCCTGACTGATTCGAACCACAATCCAAGTTTGGCATGAGCGACGTACGAACACCCATATCGGTATTCAGTGCCGACACCACTTGATGACGGATACTGCTGGTTCCGGCCTTCCAGCCAAAACGCCCGATGCGCGTGATCTGAGGATTGGCTGGATCCGCGACGCGATTTGCACGCCCTGAAATGCCATCGCCATTAACATCATTCGGATCTTCCAAGCTCTCTATCGTGGATTCAGGAATCGCCTCCAACAAACCAAGACCAACCAAACGTGGTGCGATACGCGCCGAAAAACGCGCTGGCGCGCCATTCTGGAACTGGTAGTTTGGTGCGCGTAGGCCATTTGCCACATTGGACCAGAATGCAATTGAGACTTCGCCTTCACCAGTGCCACCAACTCGGCGTGGTTGTAAGACCTTGCCGTACTGCGGATGCGGATTGCCATTGGCGTCGGCCGTTTTGAATACCCAGCGATCGAGCAGCTCATTATTTGGCGCCACTGGGGCACCACCATTACGCTCGTGGCAACCACTGCAACTGGCTTTGATGTATGGCTGACTTCCCGCTAACCCGGCTACTGTATTTAACACGCCATTTTCTGGGTCCTCATCGTGCTGACCATCAATAAATGAAGAGTGCAAAATTCGACGGCCTTCGAGGAATTTCTGACCATTCCCGTAACCGAGGTTGGTCGCCATTTGCATAAAGTGATCATTCGGCTCATCGGTGTACTGGTAATGAATGGTGGTGTTACCACCCAACCAATAAGAGGCCGGAATTTCGCGGCTGTCTTCCTGGAATTCACCACCACCCGGAACAAATTCACCGGCGTTTTCGGTGTACCACGGCACAATACCTTTACCGACGATATACAGAAAGGTGGTGCCGTAGTAATTGGCTTGGCCACGTGGGATATCGTTGCGACTGAACTGCGATATCTCGAATTCCAAGCGGTCGCCATTGCGGATCTCGCGATTGAACTGACGATTCAGATTGTCGGACTTAGTGTAGTTGTAGTACGTGCCGTCAAACCCAACGTACTGCATAATGCCACCGCCACTGTATTCAGCCACGGTATTACGTCCGAGGTACCACCAACGATTCTCAGCTTCGGAATCACTGAGCGGCCACAGGGTACGCACATTCATGGTGATGGTGTCACCACCTTTGGCTACGGTGTCAATGATTTCGATATTGCTGGCGCGGTGCTCAAAATAAAACTTGATGTAGTGATCGTAGGATTGGAACTGATCTTCTCGCGCATGGCGAGTTCGTGGTCGATCAGAGAAACGTGTTATTAGCGCGCTGCCGGTGTCGACTTGCGTGTCGGGCTCCAGCGGTGTGCTGCTGTTGTACAAGGGTGTCACGGTCGATGGTGGCGGAGTGGTCACCGGGCATCCATTTGCATCCACCTGGGTTCCTGGCGCGGTGTTGGGGCATTGATCGCTGCTGTCCGGGACACCGTCATTGTCGGAATCCGGATCGCTCGGGCCGTTGCTTAAGGTGCCGAATACGCGCATCTCAAAGATTGAATAGCCCCAATCATTCCCCGCACTGCGTGCGGTACCATACATACGCAGGTAACGATAACTGCCATTCACCGTCAGATCATCAGTACGATCGCCAACCTGACCGCCGCTGTAGGTATACAGTGGCGTCCAACTACTGTCATTGTTGGAGCCTTGAATCTGGTAGTTCGCGGCATTTGCATACTCCCAATCGATGCTCACGGCACTGATATCATAGGTTGCACCAAGATCAACTCGCAACCAACTTGGGTCTGTCTGAAAATTAGACTCCCAACGCGTGGTCGGATCGCCATCGAAGGCCAGTCCGGCGGCTTGCAAGGTGGTACTACCAATGGCAGATTTACCCAAGGCGATGTTGTTATTGCTCGGCGCCAAACTACCATATACCTTAAATTCATAGATTGAGTAGCCCCAATCATTCCCAGCACTGCGCGTGAGCCCATACATACGTACGTAGCGAAATGTGCCGCTCACCGCATGGGTGTCAGTGCGATCACCAAAACTACCGCCGGTCGCGTCATTCAGCACACTCCAATTGTTGCCGTCATTCGAGCCTTGCACCTGATAGTGCGCTGCGTTGGCTGCTTCCCAATCGATCGTGACACTCGACAGAGCATACGCAGCACCCAGATCCAACATCAGCCAACTGGGGTCGGTATTGAAATTTGATTCCCAGCGGGTACTGCCATCGCCATCAACCGCCAGTGATGCAGCTTGCAAGTTCGTGCTCCCAATCGCATTACTGCCCAAGGCAATATTGTTCCCAGATGGCGGTGGCGGCGGTGCCGCATCTTGATGCGTATAGGTTTTTACTGCGGTATCAAATGCGCCATTGGCACCCGTATCCCAGTAGGTAAACCAATACGTAATCTGATCCTGATTGTTTAAACCGCTGATATCGAGGCGGTTCACGCCATTCACAACCGGCATTCGCACATTCTGTTGTGGGCCGCTGTTAATCAGATAGTGTGCATCGGCCCAGGCCGACGTATTGATGTAGAGCTGCGCAGTGTCGCCATTGATGTGAACTGTACCGTTGTCGGCGTTTTGTGCGTGTGCTGCACTCATCGCGCATAGCAACGCAAACAGAATCGCGATTACGCGACTCGGATTGGTGCGCTGTGAGTTAGTCAGCGACTTGGATAATAAACTGATCATCGGATACTCCTGTAGGGTTGACGAGTAATCTGTGTTGCCAGTGTGTAGTGGTTGGTCGGCGCCTCAGACCATGTACCCGCCACACGTTAGCCCAGGTAGATGAGCCAAAACTTGTGGCGGGCACTGAAGGTGAAAGACAGGGCTTATTGTGACCCTAAGACCTCCATTTCATAGATTGAATAGCCCCAGTTATTACCGGCACTTCGAGTGGTGCCGTTCATGCGGACCCAACGATAGTTGCCCGACACATTTAAGGTGTCAGTGCGTGCACCAAATTGCCCACCGCTGAAACTCGCGATGGTGGTCCACGTTGCGTTATCGTTGGATGCCTGTACGGTATACGCTTCTGCGTTGGCCGCTTCCCAGTGGATTGTTACTTGCGACAGATTCGCACTGCCGCCAAGGTCGATCGTCAAGACACCGGGGTCCACATTGTGATTGGACTCCCAACGTGTGCTCGCATCACCATCAACCGCAAACGCCGCCGATTGCAACTGCGACGATGCCGTTGTTGACTTGTTCAGTGCCACATTCGTCGGTGTTGGACTGTTACCATGTACATAGGTCTGTGGCGCGGTGTCGATTACCATATTGCTGACCGCGTCAAAGTAGGTAAACCAGTAGCTGACTTGGTCGCCCGACTGTAACCCAGTCAGATCGTAGGTGTTCACACCGTTGGCTTGCGTCATGCGCAAATTCTGTTGAGGTCCACCATTCTTATTGTAGTGCACATCTGCCCAGCCGCTGGTATTGACGAAGAACTGTGCCACGCTGCTCGTTTGCGCGCTGATGCCGTAGTCTTCGCCTTGGCTGACCGGGCAACCAGTGACATCCACGGTGGTACCTGCTGGCGTGTTCGGGCATTGGTCCGCCGCATCATCGACACCATCACCGTCTGAGTCACTTGGCTGTTGTGAGTTCAAGTTGAATTCAATCCAGTTTAGATTCACCGCATCACCCGTAATATCGACACGCACGGTGTAAGTCCCCGCTTGTGCGATGTTCACCTGACCCAGGTTATGGGTTTCATACACTTGCCAGCCGCCGGTCGAGGTAAATGCGTCGCTGCCGACCACATTGCCGTTCAAGCTGATTGTGTAGGACGGGCCACTGGCGTTATCGGTTGCGACACGTGCTAACAGATCATAGTCCCCAACGCCGAGTTCCACACTGTATTCCAACCACTCACCTGCTGCGGTCCAACCCACGTTGTACGCGCCATTGGTGTCAGTCGTCGCCTCAATATCGACATCGTCGTTACGAGCTTCACCACCCGTGTTTCCGGCGGTTGTATCGAAATAGGCCACGTAATCCTGTGCTTGAATACGCTTAGTTTGTGGCGTGATCACAACGATCGGGCAACCATTAGCGTCGACTTGCGTACCAGGAGCTGTGTTCGGGCAATTGTCATTGTCATCAATCACACCGTCCCCATCACTGTCGGCTGGTGGATTGCCGCCACCTTCGTAGACAATATTGTCGATCGCATACTGAAAGGGTGCCGCAGGCAGGTTCGCACCGTCACTTGAGATGGCGAACATGTATTGCAACGACTGGATAGCGACTAGGTCACCGCGTAAATCCGCAACCGGGATTTCAACCTGGCCCCAGGCACCGTTTCTTACCAGTCCGTACTTAGTTTCAAAGGCCGGGAAGGTGATCCAATTTTCGTTGGTGTAGTTATCTGTCACACCAATTCGGAACGAGACATTGGCCGGAATCTGGATATTGAGTTTCAAAACACCTTCGGCAAAGTTACTCATGTCTCGAGGCTGATTGGTCTGAACCCCACCGCCAAACCAAGTGTTTTGACTGTCGTAGCTCCAAGCAATCACGTTGTCACCTTCAAACGGTGCGATAGACCCTTCGCTGCTGGTTGGATCCCAGAGGAAGACGCTTGAATCCACACCCGGCTCGAGTTTATTGGTGGTCGGTGTGTTATCCGTAAAAACGCCAAAGGTACCGGTTTCTGGTGTGGTCAAATCACCTTGAAACACTTCGCCGTGGCCGTTGTATTTGTAAATACGAATGTAGTCCACCAACATCTTGCCATTGTCTGGTGCCGTCACCTGACCCGCAGTCGCGGCGCTGGTGAAATTACCGCCAATCGCCATATTCATAATCAAATAAAATGGTGCGCGGAACGGGCCCTCATCAGAAAGCTCGATAGGCTCCTCGTACATATCATGCTCGACCCCGTTGTCAATGACGGTAAAACGCAGACTCTCAGGCGTCCAATAGGTACGGTAAGTGACAAAACGATCGTTCAAGGGGACCGTCGATACATACGCGTTGTCTGATTGCCAGGCCGTACTCGCAGCGCAGGTCTCATTGCCTGGAACACACGCCTGTTCTTCGTACGAAATTGCGTTGGCACCGGTAAAGTTGTTGATCGGTGGCGGGTCGGTTCGACCATCGTCGCTTGGATCATCATTGTGCGCATACCACTCAAGCCGAGCTTCGGTGCGATGCCCCATTTCCATCATGTCAATCTCACCTTTACGTGGCCAGGGCAGGGTTGACGTACCCAACATCCAAACAGCTGGCCAGTAACCCGTGTCGAGATTCGGAATTTGCATACGGTATTCAATCATGCCGTACTGCAGCGCCAGTTTGTTGGCCGAAAGTATCTTGCCGGAAGTAATCGGTCCGCCTGCTGGATGTTTAGCAATCAATTGTACGGCGGTATTCGTCGCTTGGCCCGGCGAAGGTTGGCCAGAGCTGATTGGCTCAATCGACACATTCGCTGTTTCATACGACTGCAACTCTTGATTGCCCCAACCGCACAAACCTTGCGCACAGCCGTTACCGACATCCACAGTCCAGACATCGCTGTTTAAGGTATCGAAATTGTCTGCCCAGAGTAATTCTCCGACTTGAGCTTGCGCAATCGCACTGAGCAGCCCCGAAGCCAGAATAAGAGATGAAGTCGCTACTCGCACAGATGTCTGTGCAGCGCGCGAGCGAGGTGATAGGTACTTCATTGCATTTGCTCCTAATAGTTATTCTTATGTGTTCGGATTTCAGGAAGGCAGCAGATGATCGCTCCGAAGCAGGATACGAAATTACCGAAGATTTTATCTCCACTACCTTCAATTCAGTGCCTTCTGAGTACTATTTGGCACTGTAATTTGAGTTAAAAATGAAACTCAGCAGATTGAGAACAACCAGCAGTGAGAGCGTATAGAAAGAGTCAGCTTACTCCACGGTGATTGCCCATCAGCACGCATACATTACTGTCAGTTATGAATGACAATCGACTAAGTTATGGTAGTTTCAATAATTTAGACGCCTTGAATAGCGCTCCAGAGTAGCGAGCTCTCAACACTCGAAGCGCAGATCGTACTCGGCGTAGTTGAACGCAAGCCCTAGATTTAAAGCGCGACGAACTGTCTAGATAAAAGAAAATTCAGGCATTTATACAGGCCGATCTAACGTGTTACTGCACAAGTTTGCCAGTTAGTGATGTTGCCCAAAATGAGTACAACCGGCTGGGTAATCAACGCAGTGGGACCGCGTAGCGTAATTCGAGGCAGCTGCCATCAGCCCTTCCACGTGTTAGTCTGAAATTAAATTACCCACGTTTGAATCTTCTCGTTGTTACGAAATGAATCTCACTTTTCTACCCCGACGACTCAATATGGTTGAAACTATATGCCTCGAACTGGTCCCATAAAGTTTGTGCTACTGGTCCTAATATTTGGTCCTTATTTTTAATCAGGTAATAGTCAAAGGTGACCCGACTCTGTATATCCTCTAAATTGAGCTCTAACAGGGTTCCATTATCAAGGCTTTTTTGAATCTGATGCTGAGGTAGCTTGCCCCAGCCCATGCCGCTCTCAATCAACATCTTCTTTGTGGCAAAGTCGTTCACATACCAACACCTTTGGCCATCTTGAACACCCCACCTCTTGTCCTTCGAATACTTCCCGGAATCTTGCACAACAATTTGGTATTCATTAAGCAGGTTTGTACTGGTCAGAAGTTCAGGATGACGGGCCAGTAGCTGCTCAGATGCGACATTAATCAGACAACCTGAACTCAGATAGTGCATTTTGAACTTTGTGTTTTGTATTAGCTCAGTACTTACCGGCGACAAACACAGAGTCGCCTGTTTCTCGGAAAGCGCCTCTACAGCACCAGTTAAACGCTCTTGCCTTAACACAATCTGTGTATCTGGGAATTGCTTTTGCACATGAGATAAGAGCGGAATGATACCTCGCAAATCATAAGAAGCTTCTGTTGCGAGAGTAATACTGGGTTCATTCCCTGAACTGATATGCCTAGCCATGTTCTGTAATGACGTGGCTTCATTTAACACTCGTAACGCATGTTGATACAGAATTCGCCCAGATTGCGTCAGTTCTAGCCGATACCCGGAACGACTAAACAGTGTCACCCCTAGCCCTATTTCTAACTGCTTGATGCTCTGACTTATTGCTGGCTGT includes:
- a CDS encoding LysR family transcriptional regulator, coding for MKLDQLLMFQSVAELGSLRGASDRLHKTQPAISQSIKQLEIGLGVTLFSRSGYRLELTQSGRILYQHALRVLNEATSLQNMARHISSGNEPSITLATEASYDLRGIIPLLSHVQKQFPDTQIVLRQERLTGAVEALSEKQATLCLSPVSTELIQNTKFKMHYLSSGCLINVASEQLLARHPELLTSTNLLNEYQIVVQDSGKYSKDKRWGVQDGQRCWYVNDFATKKMLIESGMGWGKLPQHQIQKSLDNGTLLELNLEDIQSRVTFDYYLIKNKDQILGPVAQTLWDQFEAYSFNHIESSG
- a CDS encoding malectin domain-containing carbohydrate-binding protein: MTIKRLTQRLICTGLLTASCVSVAQTPIDETVQLAINYGGPAHHGADGIAYQADNIHNGKVGTVADIRGAQDPTIFHTYRTGEVDLSYPLDNGEYTVTLSFTEPDDVAVGDRVFDVLIEGEMVIPNFDIYQARGTTAKMAVVWSIPAVTVQDGQLDIQLTAVKGEPVVSALAVRTTPPKRDDWELVWQDEFDYEGAPDPTKWTHDIWPAGKVNQEDQAYTDRLKNVRVENGMLVIEAHKEQYDNAEYTSGRIHSAGKGDLLYGRVDVRAKLPYGQGTWPAIWMLSTNPFKYATNCKTAAEWQGNNKCDAWPNSGEIDIMEHVGYDMNRVHGTVHTKAYYWVIGKQRQATIEADNVDKQFHLYSLIWSPTRIDILYDNQPYFTYLNPNEGWEGWPFDHPFHVILNIAMGGGWGGAGGPTNDSILPARMLVDYVRLYQLPEHLTKPAK
- a CDS encoding discoidin domain-containing protein, producing MKYLSPRSRAAQTSVRVATSSLILASGLLSAIAQAQVGELLWADNFDTLNSDVWTVDVGNGCAQGLCGWGNQELQSYETANVSIEPISSGQPSPGQATNTAVQLIAKHPAGGPITSGKILSANKLALQYGMIEYRMQIPNLDTGYWPAVWMLGTSTLPWPRKGEIDMMEMGHRTEARLEWYAHNDDPSDDGRTDPPPINNFTGANAISYEEQACVPGNETCAASTAWQSDNAYVSTVPLNDRFVTYRTYWTPESLRFTVIDNGVEHDMYEEPIELSDEGPFRAPFYLIMNMAIGGNFTSAATAGQVTAPDNGKMLVDYIRIYKYNGHGEVFQGDLTTPETGTFGVFTDNTPTTNKLEPGVDSSVFLWDPTSSEGSIAPFEGDNVIAWSYDSQNTWFGGGVQTNQPRDMSNFAEGVLKLNIQIPANVSFRIGVTDNYTNENWITFPAFETKYGLVRNGAWGQVEIPVADLRGDLVAIQSLQYMFAISSDGANLPAAPFQYAIDNIVYEGGGNPPADSDGDGVIDDNDNCPNTAPGTQVDANGCPIVVITPQTKRIQAQDYVAYFDTTAGNTGGEARNDDVDIEATTDTNGAYNVGWTAAGEWLEYSVELGVGDYDLLARVATDNASGPSYTISLNGNVVGSDAFTSTGGWQVYETHNLGQVNIAQAGTYTVRVDITGDAVNLNWIEFNLNSQQPSDSDGDGVDDAADQCPNTPAGTTVDVTGCPVSQGEDYGISAQTSSVAQFFVNTSGWADVHYNKNGGPQQNLRMTQANGVNTYDLTGLQSGDQVSYWFTYFDAVSNMVIDTAPQTYVHGNSPTPTNVALNKSTTASSQLQSAAFAVDGDASTRWESNHNVDPGVLTIDLGGSANLSQVTIHWEAANAEAYTVQASNDNATWTTIASFSGGQFGARTDTLNVSGNYRWVRMNGTTRSAGNNWGYSIYEMEVLGSQ
- a CDS encoding di-heme oxidoredictase family protein, producing MISLLSKSLTNSQRTNPSRVIAILFALLCAMSAAHAQNADNGTVHINGDTAQLYINTSAWADAHYLINSGPQQNVRMPVVNGVNRLDISGLNNQDQITYWFTYWDTGANGAFDTAVKTYTHQDAAPPPPPSGNNIALGSNAIGSTNLQAASLAVDGDGSTRWESNFNTDPSWLMLDLGAAYALSSVTIDWEAANAAHYQVQGSNDGNNWSVLNDATGGSFGDRTDTHAVSGTFRYVRMYGLTRSAGNDWGYSIYEFKVYGSLAPSNNNIALGKSAIGSTTLQAAGLAFDGDPTTRWESNFQTDPSWLRVDLGATYDISAVSIDWEYANAANYQIQGSNNDSSWTPLYTYSGGQVGDRTDDLTVNGSYRYLRMYGTARSAGNDWGYSIFEMRVFGTLSNGPSDPDSDNDGVPDSSDQCPNTAPGTQVDANGCPVTTPPPSTVTPLYNSSTPLEPDTQVDTGSALITRFSDRPRTRHAREDQFQSYDHYIKFYFEHRASNIEIIDTVAKGGDTITMNVRTLWPLSDSEAENRWWYLGRNTVAEYSGGGIMQYVGFDGTYYNYTKSDNLNRQFNREIRNGDRLEFEISQFSRNDIPRGQANYYGTTFLYIVGKGIVPWYTENAGEFVPGGGEFQEDSREIPASYWLGGNTTIHYQYTDEPNDHFMQMATNLGYGNGQKFLEGRRILHSSFIDGQHDEDPENGVLNTVAGLAGSQPYIKASCSGCHERNGGAPVAPNNELLDRWVFKTADANGNPHPQYGKVLQPRRVGGTGEGEVSIAFWSNVANGLRAPNYQFQNGAPARFSARIAPRLVGLGLLEAIPESTIESLEDPNDVNGDGISGRANRVADPANPQITRIGRFGWKAGTSSIRHQVVSALNTDMGVRTSLMPNLDCGSNQSGCSNNNAMLPDAEIDKLVTYLTGLGVRPQRGWESGFEDQTIVYGKQVFSNTGCAGCHTPTLQTSPYHPMAEARNQTIHPYSDMLLHDMGDGLADNLGEGDASGREWRTTPLWGLGLHACVTGGVTNPSGAEGGEICTPHHAYLHDGRARSIEEAILWHGGEGANSRANYQALSASDKNALLRFLESL
- a CDS encoding cupin-like domain-containing protein yields the protein MHQKLNPITEWHNVDQRTFEHEILPIQQPAVMRGLVGDWPIVEKSQQDDQSVVDFLKSYAGKHSAFTVVGQPEIQGAFSYADDLSGVNFKSVQAELAPTLDQLLAMRTQSAPHAIAIQAADVETVFPGMRDTHPMALLPASVKPTMWISNRALVAPHYDADLNIAAVVAGRRRFTLFPPEQVANLYVGPMLNSPGGVPISLVNLCAPDLTRFPRFEIALDNAQQAELAPGDAIYMPAAWWHAVEALEDLNILINYWWGGQVENGLSPNASMMHSMMSMARLPAAQREAWRALFDYFVFHQTGDPVDHLPPALHDVTTQMSADQRATVLAYLRERLT
- a CDS encoding tryptophan halogenase family protein, with product MDYQKIKRVVIAGGGTAGWMAAASLAKLLGKNLDISLIESDDIPTVGVGEATIPTMLTLHELLGINEREFMAEVNGTFKLGIAFESWRDVGKDYIHSFGFTGKDCWAAGFQHFWLKGQQLGIAKDFGQYCAELLAAQQNRFAVMPKGGLNYAYHIDAGRYAGFLRRLAEKHNAKRIEGKIVSVNLHNETGFIESLTLASGKVIEGDLFIDCSGFRGLLIEQALHTGYDDWSHWLPCDSAIAVQTESVGPPIPYTRSIARESGWQWRIPLQTRVGNGLVFCSRYMSDDEGIQQLLDNIEGKPINEPRVIKFLTGTRRKHWNKNCIAMGLSSGFIEPLESTSIHLIQRSITRLMQMFPYDGIRQPDVNEFNTQMHAEIINIRDFIVLHYHVTERTDSPFWRFCRSMDIPDSLRHRIELFKQTGRVFKVPTELFGENSWTQVMLGQGLMPEQYHPIVNMMSDDELKNFLNGIDQTANNLVKQLPQHQEFINHYCKASAM